The sequence below is a genomic window from Monodelphis domestica isolate mMonDom1 chromosome 2, mMonDom1.pri, whole genome shotgun sequence.
ctctctctctctctctctctctctctctctctctctctctctctccctctctctctctccctctccctctctccttctctcctttccccccctcatctttctccctctcctttccctgtctctgtGCTCCCCCCTAGCTGTGGGGCCTTCCCTGCAGGGAGCAGCAGCTGTGGCTCTTTGGGCTTCTAACAATAGCAGGCCCCGGGGTGGGCTCCTGGGCAGGGACAGGTGATGTCCCTCTTTGTCCCCCTGCAGCAGCATGGCTGGGGGTTGACTCCTGGAGTGCCAGGGCTTGGCTCCGCCCTTCAGGAGGGGGCTTTGGGGCCGGGCCAGGCCGGGTCCCACACTCTGAGGGctcccctcttctcctctggGCCGTCCTGCGCTCGCCTGGGCTCTGGGCATGTGGGGGTTAAGACCCCATTGGGCTCTGGGATGTCCCTTGCAGGCCAGTCCAATGCCTCTCCCCTGACACCCAGACCATCCTGTCTACCATCCTGCTGGCCCCCTGGCCCGGGCTACCTGGCTCTTCCCCGACCCCCAGCCTTTTTCCCTCTACCCTCCACCCCCACTGCACCCCCGTCTACAGCTGCACTTGGTATCGTCCGTGCCGGCTCCAGAGCCGTCCTCCGGGACTGACTGCAGCCTCACCCGGGCAGGCGGGCGGGTGGGCAACAGCTCCTGTGAGGGGTGCACACCGCCGTCAGGGGCCTGGCTCGGGGCTGCCAGATTTCTGCAGGTAGGGGAGTGGATGGGCGGGGGGCCTGCCAGGGGCAGAGCCGGGCTTGGGCCAGGCATTCCTCTTTCCCGCCCCTGAAGTGAGGCAGCGTCGGGGCTTCTCATGGGCACTGAGGAGCCAGGCAGAGCGCTGAGCAGCCTGGGGAGAGGACTCGCTGAGGGCTGGGCTGGTTCCTCGGCCCTGGCACAAGTCCTGGGCAGTGCCCCTGGCCTTTCCCAGGGCCAAGGAGTATAGGGTCCTGGCCATCGAGGTGTCCGGGGGGAGGGAGCCGGGGGGCCCCAGACGGGAGGGCCTGAGCCAGGTGGGTTGGGAGCTCCTGGTCTCTTCGGGGCCTCCGATCTTCAAGGCCCTCATCGAAGAGGGTGAGGCAGAGAGCAGAGCCCGGGCCTCGGAGTGGCACAGCCTGGCCGTGGTGGGCCCTTCTGGAGGGGCAGCCAGCTGTGAGGTGGAGCCAGGCAGCTTCTTGGCAGCTCCAGGGTCCTGGGGGAAAGGCTGGCCCCGGGGGACCCAGCAAAGTTCCCGCTCCTCCCTGGCCCTGCCCCTTGTGGGCCGTGCCCTCCGAGAGGAGTCAAACTGTGGTTTTCCCTCCTGCTCTGCCAGCCTCTGATACTGGCCTCCggtcccctccccccactgcAGGGTAGGGTTGTGGGCCCGGGACGTGGCATGGGGCCAATAAAGGCTTTCTGGGAATGGTCAGGAGGGGGGTCCCGAAGCCCACCCACCCAGCATCTGGGTGTCCCACCTCAAAACCAGCACTGGGAAGCCAGGGGTAGAATAAGGGCTTAAGTCAgaacttcatttttcttgaagTTGTTTGCTTGGGAGCCAGAAGACTTGAGCTGAGAGGTGCTGCAGGACTGGGGTGTCTGGGAGCTTGGAGTTTCTCTTGAAAGGGTCCCTCTGGTGCATGCCTTCTCCCGCCCCTCTTCCAGCACCCATTGCCACCCACATCACTTGCTGTGAGCCTGGGCTCACTGTGAAAGGGATAGGCCAGAATCGGGGggcagcggggggggggggggggggggatgactgCCTGGTGGCTCCATCCTACCCCTGCTGACCCCAGGCACCGTCTCTGTCTCTACAGAGGCACGGGGCGGGCTGGGCCCCCCCCCACTGCAATCTGCCCGCTCCCTGCCGGGCCCTCCCCCCTGCCTCAAGCACTTTCCACTCGACCTGCGCACCTCCATGGATGGCAAATGCAAGGAGATTGCTGAggtacccccctccccccatgcccTCTGGTGTAGCCCCTCTGCTGGTCCCCTGCCCCCCCTCCAGATGCATGACTCCCCTGCCGACTGCTCTCCACCCCCAGCCCTGACTCACAAACCCAGCCCGGGCAGGGAGGCCGCCCTGCTGCCGGGGATGGGCAGAGTGTGTCTGAGGATGCCCTTCTCGCCAGGAACTGTTCAGCCGCTCCCTCGCCGAGAGCGAGCTTCGCAGCGCCCCGTATGAGTTCCCAGAGGAGAGCCCCATAGAACAGCTGGAGGAGAGGCGCCAGCGGCTGGAGAGGCAGATCAGCCAGGACGTCAAGtgagccccctccccctgctgGGCCAGCGACCAGCCAGCGACCCCAAGGGGAGAGCCCGGCCAGGCTGCCCTGCAGAGAACACCGTCTGTCCCTGCCCTTTCCTTGTGTCTTCAGCCTCCCCACTGCCTGGCTTCCCCACGCAGGGGAAGGGGCTTCCCGTTGCACTCCCCCATCTGTAACCAGGTCCTTGCATCCCAAAGGAGCATTATGGGGGCCAGAGCCTGTGTTAGCCGCCGATCTCTTTTCCTTCCAGGTTGGAACCAGATATTCTGCTCAGGGCCAAGCAAGACTTTCTGAAGACAGACAGTGATTCAGACCTCCAGTGAGTGCTGACAAGGCTGGGAGAACTtgtcccccccccactccccccccaCCCATCAGCTCCCTGCAGGCCTGATCCCATCACCGATGGGCATGGGAGCTCCTGCTCGGGGTCTGAACTGGGCAGGGGTGGCCCCCCAGAGCCCAGACCCCTGATGAGCTTTAGCTTAGGTCAGAACTCCGAGCTCGGGGGCTCCAGCGGCCTCAGGCTCCCCTTTGGCTGTCGTTTTTATAGGCTGGCCCCCTCCATGGCCTTAAAGCTACCCTGGCcctgctccctttccctcctcacgTCTTCAGGCTCTTCCTCTGCAGGTTGTACAAGGAGCAGAGCGAAGCTCAGGGCGACCGTGGCCCCAGGGAGCGAGATGGACACCTGGAACGAGAGTTTCAGAGGGTCTCCATCTCTGGGGAGGAGAAGTGTGGGGTGAGTGTGACCTGGGCAGGTGGAGGGAGCCGCAGGGCCCGAGCATCCCTGGGATCCTGCTCCGAGCTTGGCCCTCTGGGCACGAGGGGAAGGAGGGCTCGAAGCACACGCGTTAGGGACGGAGATGGTCCTGGGGAAAAGGACGGATAAGCACTGGCCCTTGTCTGCGTCTGTCCCTCGTGCCCAGGTGCCGTTCACCGACCTGCTGGACGCAGCTAAGAGTGTGGTGCGGGCGCTCTTCATCCGAGAGAAGTACATGGCCCTGGCCCTTCAGAGTTTCTGCCCCACCACTCGGCGCTTCCTCCAGCAGCTGGCCGAGAAGCCCCTGGAGACCAGGGCCTTTGAGCAGGGCCCGGAGACCCCCGTGGCTGCTGGTGTGGATCCCcttttgttccctgttcccagaAGAGGGCTCCCTGGGCTGATCTTGGGGATGGTTCTGTGGGCGTCCCTCTTGCCCTCACCCCCGTACAGGCCCCTGGCCTGCCTTGTGGCTGGCCTCTCCCTCGGCTGTTCCATCGGACCACTTCTGTTTCTCTTAGCCCTCGCCCATCCAGGCCCTGTGCAGAGGTGCTTGGGTTTCTGGGGGCCGCCGTTCTTCCAGGGGCTCCCAGAACTTAGTGCCCTCTGCCCCCGGCCTTGGCCTGGAAAAGGCCACCAGGCTCCTTGGGCTGGCCCAAGGCTGGGGTTGGGGAGAAGCTCCCTCCAGAAGGGAGGAAAGCAGAGGCGGTAGGACCCTTGTGGCCCTGACCCCTTTGTCCTTCCCTGCTCTCACCCACACCAGATGCCCCGGTCCACCCCCCGGTGCTAGAGCAGCACCCTTACGACCACTGTGAGCCTGCTGCCATGCCTGGGGACCTGGGCTTTGGGCTCCGCATGGTCCGGGGAGTCGTCCACGTCTACCTGAAAAGGGATCCCGAGGAACAgtgagtgaggagggaagaatgAAGGGGGTACTCAGGAGAGGGCAGAGGGGGCAGGCTAGGGGGGCCGACTGGCGGAGTCGGCCCCCTTTCCTCAGCCCGGGCTCCCCGCAGGAACTCGGAGCTGGAGCTGCCCTATCCCGACCTCCAGGAGTTTGTAGCCGATGTCAACGTGCTCATGGCGCTCATCATCAATGGCCCCATGTGAGTCCCCGTCCCCGAGGCCCGGCCCCGCAAGTCCCGCTGTGCTCTCCCAGCtcatctcctcccttccccttccccttcccagaaagTCTTTCTGCTACCGGCGGCTGCAGTACCTGAGCTCCAAGTTCCAGATGCACGTGCTGCTCAACGAGATGAAGGAGCTGGCCGCGCAGAAGAAGGTGCCCCACCGGGACTTCTACAACATCCGGAAGGTCCGTTTCCCAGCCCTTTCCCTAATGTTTCCCCCAAAGCCATCCCCTCCTGGCTCGCCTCCTGCCAGCCCTTCCCCACAAAGCGCCTGCCGAGCAGGGTTGGGactgggaagggggaaggtgTTCCCTCCCCGAGGCCACCTTGGAGCAGGCTTCCCCCCAGGACGGCTCTTGCCCTTCACTCAGCCCTGGGACGTGTGCGGCAGGCCCCCTCCCCCCTTACCCCTCCATTCCCCTTCTGATCCCCCTCTGGCACCTCCAGGTGGACACCCACATCCACGCCTCATCGTGCATGAACCAGAAGCATCTCCTTCGCTTCATCAAGAGGGCCATGAAGAGGCATCTGGAGGAGATCGTCCATGTGGAGCAGGGCCGGGAGCAGACGCTTCGGGAGGTCTTCCAGAGCATGAACCTCACGGCCTACGACCTGAGTGTGGACACGCTTGACGTGCATGCGGTGGGTCCTGGGCCATCCtgaggggctggggggggggtcaTTCGGAAGAGGGGGAGCTCTGACGTCTCTGACCCGACCTGGCTTCCAGGACCGGAACACCTTCCATCGATTCGACAAGTTCAATGCCAAGTACAACCCCATTGGGGAGTCCGTCCTTCGAGAGATCTTCATCAAAACAGACAACAGGGTCTCGGGGAAATACTTTGCCCACATCATCAAGGTATGGGTATCATGTATAACAACAATATGTATTATATAgatattgtatatataaatataataataatggtgacAACTCGCTCTAACATGAGCAGAGGGCTTTACAGATAGCTCATTTGATCccccttgggaggtaggtgcaattattatgatcattttacagatgaggaaaccgagccTCAGAGAGGCAACTAGTTGGCACAacagatagagggccaggcctggagtcacaCTGTTTTAGCCACTTGACCCCTCGACACGTTCCTCAACTTGTTTATGGcttattttcttatctctataaCTGGAACAGTAATCATTTCTACTTCCctgttgttgcaaggatcaaataatagaataatgaattctattcataataaataaaatagcatttaaaaGTATAGGGTTTACTCACTGTTATTACGCTTTTTATTAagatatacagcta
It includes:
- the AMPD2 gene encoding AMP deaminase 2 isoform X2 translates to MAAEARGGLGPPPLQSARSLPGPPPCLKHFPLDLRTSMDGKCKEIAEELFSRSLAESELRSAPYEFPEESPIEQLEERRQRLERQISQDVKLEPDILLRAKQDFLKTDSDSDLQLYKEQSEAQGDRGPRERDGHLEREFQRVSISGEEKCGVPFTDLLDAAKSVVRALFIREKYMALALQSFCPTTRRFLQQLAEKPLETRAFEQGPETPVAADAPVHPPVLEQHPYDHCEPAAMPGDLGFGLRMVRGVVHVYLKRDPEEQNSELELPYPDLQEFVADVNVLMALIINGPIKSFCYRRLQYLSSKFQMHVLLNEMKELAAQKKVPHRDFYNIRKVDTHIHASSCMNQKHLLRFIKRAMKRHLEEIVHVEQGREQTLREVFQSMNLTAYDLSVDTLDVHADRNTFHRFDKFNAKYNPIGESVLREIFIKTDNRVSGKYFAHIIKEVMSDLEESKYQNAELRLSVYGRSRDEWDKLARWAVGHRVHSPNVRWLVQVPRLFDVYRTKGQLANFQEMLENIFLPLFEATIHPASHPELHLFLEHVDGFDSVDDESKPENHVFNLESPLPEAWVEEDNPPYSYYLYYTYANMAVLNHLRRQRGFHTFVLRPHCGEAGPIHHLVSAFMLAENISHGLLLRKAPVLQYLYYLAQIGIAMSPLSNNSLFLSYHRNPLPEYLSRGLMVSLSTDDPLQFHFTKEPLMEEYSIATQVWKLSSCDMCELARNSVLMSGFSHKVKSHWLGPNYTKEGPEGNDIRRTNVPDIRVGYRHETLCQELALITQAVQSEMLEPIPEEAGLTMSPGPH
- the AMPD2 gene encoding AMP deaminase 2 isoform X1 — its product is MASSSVAPGKPKARCPFKKRGSLQVARAPEARGGLGPPPLQSARSLPGPPPCLKHFPLDLRTSMDGKCKEIAEELFSRSLAESELRSAPYEFPEESPIEQLEERRQRLERQISQDVKLEPDILLRAKQDFLKTDSDSDLQLYKEQSEAQGDRGPRERDGHLEREFQRVSISGEEKCGVPFTDLLDAAKSVVRALFIREKYMALALQSFCPTTRRFLQQLAEKPLETRAFEQGPETPVAADAPVHPPVLEQHPYDHCEPAAMPGDLGFGLRMVRGVVHVYLKRDPEEQNSELELPYPDLQEFVADVNVLMALIINGPIKSFCYRRLQYLSSKFQMHVLLNEMKELAAQKKVPHRDFYNIRKVDTHIHASSCMNQKHLLRFIKRAMKRHLEEIVHVEQGREQTLREVFQSMNLTAYDLSVDTLDVHADRNTFHRFDKFNAKYNPIGESVLREIFIKTDNRVSGKYFAHIIKEVMSDLEESKYQNAELRLSVYGRSRDEWDKLARWAVGHRVHSPNVRWLVQVPRLFDVYRTKGQLANFQEMLENIFLPLFEATIHPASHPELHLFLEHVDGFDSVDDESKPENHVFNLESPLPEAWVEEDNPPYSYYLYYTYANMAVLNHLRRQRGFHTFVLRPHCGEAGPIHHLVSAFMLAENISHGLLLRKAPVLQYLYYLAQIGIAMSPLSNNSLFLSYHRNPLPEYLSRGLMVSLSTDDPLQFHFTKEPLMEEYSIATQVWKLSSCDMCELARNSVLMSGFSHKVKSHWLGPNYTKEGPEGNDIRRTNVPDIRVGYRHETLCQELALITQAVQSEMLEPIPEEAGLTMSPGPH
- the AMPD2 gene encoding AMP deaminase 2 isoform X3, whose amino-acid sequence is MDGKCKEIAEELFSRSLAESELRSAPYEFPEESPIEQLEERRQRLERQISQDVKLEPDILLRAKQDFLKTDSDSDLQLYKEQSEAQGDRGPRERDGHLEREFQRVSISGEEKCGVPFTDLLDAAKSVVRALFIREKYMALALQSFCPTTRRFLQQLAEKPLETRAFEQGPETPVAADAPVHPPVLEQHPYDHCEPAAMPGDLGFGLRMVRGVVHVYLKRDPEEQNSELELPYPDLQEFVADVNVLMALIINGPIKSFCYRRLQYLSSKFQMHVLLNEMKELAAQKKVPHRDFYNIRKVDTHIHASSCMNQKHLLRFIKRAMKRHLEEIVHVEQGREQTLREVFQSMNLTAYDLSVDTLDVHADRNTFHRFDKFNAKYNPIGESVLREIFIKTDNRVSGKYFAHIIKEVMSDLEESKYQNAELRLSVYGRSRDEWDKLARWAVGHRVHSPNVRWLVQVPRLFDVYRTKGQLANFQEMLENIFLPLFEATIHPASHPELHLFLEHVDGFDSVDDESKPENHVFNLESPLPEAWVEEDNPPYSYYLYYTYANMAVLNHLRRQRGFHTFVLRPHCGEAGPIHHLVSAFMLAENISHGLLLRKAPVLQYLYYLAQIGIAMSPLSNNSLFLSYHRNPLPEYLSRGLMVSLSTDDPLQFHFTKEPLMEEYSIATQVWKLSSCDMCELARNSVLMSGFSHKVKSHWLGPNYTKEGPEGNDIRRTNVPDIRVGYRHETLCQELALITQAVQSEMLEPIPEEAGLTMSPGPH